A window from Xiphophorus maculatus strain JP 163 A chromosome 17, X_maculatus-5.0-male, whole genome shotgun sequence encodes these proteins:
- the hcfc2 gene encoding host cell factor 2 — translation MSGSVAGPQWRKVHSVTGVVPRSRHGHRAAAIRELIIVFGGGNEGIAEDLHVYNTVSKQWFLPAVRGDIPPGCAAHGFVCEGTRILVFGGMVEYGKYTNSLYELQASRWLWKKLKPRAPRNGSLPCPRIGHSFTLAGGKCYLFGGLANDSEDPNGNVPRYLGDFYELELQPLTGARGWNVPDTKGGGPSARESHTCVAYASLGSPKLYVFGGMQGCRLNDLWQLDLSSMVWSTPETSGSTPLPRSLHSANVVGNRMFVFGGWTLAPETDKHVTTATEWICSNSLDSLNLDSMCWECVGPEQQEDFQSQLQNQNQGPQADDPSACWPRARAGHCSAAVGSRLYIWSGRDGYRKSWNYQVCCKDLWYLETDRPTAPEGVMLIKSTVSVLHVAWRPLAAADFYILQIQPVVRCPTTKPVQLTGTEGQTGTGQCPAGPQSLQNPNEDPSGPGQNASAQDSSAPSGETKAEEQSAGRESESKHCGGAAMEDSSSAQQQQQPDKQSAPSDQTGDLYASTDQAKENQDGCLWFDVGVFKTLYCEVSHYFLPAEDQQAFHQRKLPSPQDYQGQEKQPLTAGQMYRFRVAGINCFSQGDFSPASEFKTCQPGFPGAPAAVKISKASDAVQITWEAPTSPSGRILEYSMYLAVRKSRSGSERPGQMAFIRIYRGTKTSCSVSSSHLENAHIDSSASCRPAVVFRIAAKNEQGYGPATQIRWIQDPIKLRGSAAKPDGSAEADPDAADSSS, via the exons ATGAGCGGCAGTGTTGCGGGGCCCCAGTGGAGGAAAGTTCACTCCGTTACCGGAGTCGTTCCCCGGTCCAGGCATGGACACCGGGCGGCGGCAATCCGCGAGCTCATCATTGTATTCGGTGGCGGGAATGAAGGGATAGCGGAGGACCTCCATGTCTACAACACGG TCTCCAAACAATGGTTCCTCCCTGCTGTGAGGGGGGACATCCCACCCGGGTGCGCCGCTCATGGCTTCGTCTGCGAAGGCACCCGGATCCTGGTGTTTGGTGGCATGGTTGAGTACGGAAAGTACACCAACAGCCTCTATGAGCTCCAG GCCAGCCGGTGGCTCTGGAAGAAGCTGAAGCCCAGAGCGCCCAGGAACGGATCCCTGCCCTGCCCTCGGATCGGACACAGCTTCACCCTGGCGGGGGGGAAGTGTTACCTATTCGGGGGCCTGGCCAATGACAGCGAAGACCCCAACGGGAACGTACCAAG GTACCTGGGGGACTTCTATGAGCTGGAGCTGCAGCCGCTGACGGGAGCGAGAGGCTGGAACGTTCCTGACACCAAGGGCGGCGGTCCGTCGGCGCGAGAGTCGCACACCTGTGTGGCGTACGCCAGCCTCGGCTCGCCCAAGCTCTACGTGTTTGGGGGCATGCAGGGTTGCAGACTGAACGACCTCTGGCAGCTTGACCTCA GCTCCATGGTTTGGTCCACGCCTGAAACCAGCGGCTCCACCCCTCTTCCCAGAAGCCTTCACTCTGCTAATGTTGTTGGAAACAG gatgtttgtttttggaggCTGGACTCTTGCTCCAGAGACGGACAAACACGTCACCACGGCAACAGAGTGGATTTGTTCCAACTCCCTGGATTCTCTGAACCTGG ACTCGATGTGCTGGGAGTGCGTCGGCCCGGAGCAGCAGGAAGACTTCCAGTCccagctgcagaaccagaaccagggccCGCAGGCGGACGACCCGTCTGCATGCTGGCCCCGAGCCAGAGCCGGCCACTGCTCGGCCGCCGTCGGCTCCAGGCTGTACATTTGGAGCGGCCGCGACGGCTACCGCAAGAGCTGGAACTACCAGGTGTGCTGCAAGGACCTCTGGTACCTGGAGACAG ATCGTCCGACTGCGCCAGAGGGAGTGATGCTCATCAAGTCCACGGTCAGCGTGCTTCACGTGGCGTGGCGCCCCCTGGCTGCAGCAGACTTCTATATCCTGCAGATCCAGCCGGTGGTCCGCTGTCCAACCACCAAACCAGTTCAGCTGACTGGAACAGAAGGACAAACTGGGACAGGTCAATGTCCTGCAG GTCCTCAGTCCCTTCAGAATCCAAACGAGGACCCGTCCGGTCCAGGACAGAACGCATCGGCCCAG GACTCATCAGCACCATCAGGTGAAACCAAAGCGGAGGAGCAGAGTGCTGGGAGAGAGTCTGAGTCCAAACACTGCG GAGGAGCAGCGATGGAGGACAGCAGCTcagctcagcagcagcagcagccag ACAAACAAAGTGCTCCAAGTGACCAGACGGGGGATCTGTACGCCAGCACAGATCAG GCTAAGGAGAACCAAGATGGCTGCCTGTGGTTCGATGTCGGCGTGTTTAAGACGCTCTACTGCGAGGTCAGCCACTACTTCCTGCCAGCTGAAGACCAACAG GCCTTCCACCAGAGGAAGCTGCCCAGCCCTCAGGACTACCAGGGCCAGGAGAAACAGCCGCTGACCGCGGGTCAGATGTACCGCTTCAGGGTGGCTGGAATCAACTGCTTCTCTCAGGGAGACTTCAGCCCAGCCAGCGAGTTCAAGACCTGCCAGCCCGGCTTCCCCGGAGCGCCCGCCGCCGTCAAGATCTCCAAG GCCAGTGATGCGGTCCAGATCACCTGGGAGGCGCCGACGTCTCCGTCGGGTCGGATTCTGGAGTACTCCATGTACCTGGCGGTAAGGAAAAGCCGGTCCGGCTCGGAGCGCCCGGGGCAAATGGCCTTCATCCGGATCTACCGTGGCACCAAGACCAGCTGCTCGGTCAGCTCCTCCCACCTGGAGAACGCTCACATCGACAGCTCGGCATCCTGCCGCCCCGCCGTCGTCTTCCGCATCGCGGCCAAGAACGAGCAGGGCTACGGACCGGCCACGCAGATCCGCTGGATCCAAG ATCCTATCAAACTGCGGGGCTCTGCTGCCAAACCAGACGGCAGCGCTGAGGCTGACCCAGACGCAGCTGACAG CTCCAGCTGA